In Achromobacter spanius, the following proteins share a genomic window:
- a CDS encoding bifunctional helix-turn-helix transcriptional regulator/GNAT family N-acetyltransferase, whose translation MDLIDFPSQSREQTIRDLREFSRKLVRELGFMRTSLAGSELAPSAVHAIIEVGLQPGIQARDLAVILRLDKSNTSRQLAKLESAGLVAREVDPEDARSSRLTLTEAGLALRDRIDQFATDQVSHALRRMTPDDQQSLIRFMSLYADALSRENPNLAPSTAAISEQIIEGYVPGCIGDVAGLHARYYAQASGFGVYFERKVATELAAFAEALPDHGKGMWLYAENGRTLASIVIDGDPAIGQAHLRWFIVDESLRGLGVGRHLLARALAFADAHYRETYLWTFKGLDAARHLYEDAGFVLTDESEGRQWGSVVVEQRFLRRRP comes from the coding sequence ATGGACTTGATCGACTTTCCCTCCCAATCCCGTGAACAGACCATCCGCGACCTGCGGGAGTTTTCCCGCAAGCTGGTGCGCGAACTGGGCTTCATGCGGACCTCGTTGGCCGGCAGCGAACTGGCGCCGTCCGCCGTCCACGCCATTATTGAAGTGGGCCTGCAACCGGGCATCCAGGCGCGCGATCTCGCGGTGATCCTGCGGCTGGACAAATCCAACACCAGCCGCCAATTGGCCAAGCTGGAATCCGCCGGCCTGGTGGCCCGCGAGGTGGACCCCGAGGACGCGCGCTCTTCGCGCCTGACCCTGACCGAGGCGGGGCTGGCCTTGCGTGACCGCATCGACCAGTTCGCCACGGATCAGGTGTCGCATGCCTTGCGCCGGATGACGCCGGACGACCAGCAATCGCTGATCCGCTTCATGTCCCTGTACGCCGATGCGCTCTCGCGCGAGAACCCCAACCTGGCGCCTTCCACCGCCGCCATCAGCGAGCAGATCATCGAAGGCTATGTGCCCGGCTGCATCGGCGACGTTGCCGGCCTGCATGCGCGTTACTACGCGCAGGCTTCGGGCTTTGGCGTGTACTTCGAACGCAAGGTCGCCACGGAATTGGCGGCGTTTGCAGAGGCGCTGCCGGACCACGGCAAGGGCATGTGGCTGTATGCGGAAAATGGGCGCACGCTGGCATCCATCGTGATCGATGGCGATCCCGCTATCGGCCAGGCGCATCTGCGCTGGTTCATCGTGGACGAGTCCTTGCGTGGCCTGGGCGTTGGCCGCCACTTGCTTGCCCGCGCGCTTGCGTTTGCTGACGCGCACTACCGCGAGACCTACCTGTGGACCTTCAAGGGGCTGGACGCCGCGCGCCATCTGTACGAAGACGCGGGCTTTGTCCTGACGGACGAATCCGAAGGCCGGCAGTGGGGCAGCGTGGTGGTGGAACAGCGCTTCTTGCGTCGCCGGCCGTAG
- a CDS encoding pentapeptide repeat-containing protein: protein MTQDVFEAITGQEVDRQAMLALIENAAGQALSFHDCDFQHADFSRLDLRGARFTACAIAGASFQGATLADTTWLRCRGGQANFASADASDATFQNCDLNNAKWHRARLAGARLQGCKLTGSDFDGIACLGWTVEECLLVGALLRGVSFRKTNIMQLDFSDADLAGSDFRDAVFHGGSLRNANLKNVRFEGADLREVDLSGLDLTAAARLAGATISKTQAATLLAELRISVL from the coding sequence ATGACGCAAGACGTATTTGAAGCCATCACCGGCCAGGAAGTAGACCGCCAGGCCATGCTGGCCCTGATTGAGAACGCGGCCGGCCAGGCGCTGTCGTTCCACGACTGCGATTTCCAACACGCCGATTTTTCCCGCCTGGATCTGCGCGGCGCGCGCTTCACGGCCTGCGCCATTGCCGGTGCCTCGTTCCAGGGCGCCACGCTGGCCGACACCACCTGGCTGCGCTGCCGGGGCGGGCAGGCCAACTTCGCGTCGGCGGATGCCAGCGACGCCACCTTCCAGAACTGCGATCTGAACAACGCCAAGTGGCACCGCGCGCGGCTGGCCGGCGCCCGCCTTCAAGGCTGCAAGCTGACCGGTTCCGACTTCGATGGCATCGCCTGCCTGGGCTGGACCGTCGAAGAATGCCTGCTGGTCGGCGCGCTGCTGCGCGGCGTGTCGTTTCGCAAAACCAACATCATGCAGTTGGACTTTTCAGACGCCGACCTGGCCGGCAGCGATTTCCGCGACGCCGTCTTCCACGGTGGTAGCCTGCGCAACGCCAATCTGAAAAACGTGCGCTTTGAAGGCGCCGACCTGCGCGAAGTGGACTTGAGCGGCCTTGACCTGACCGCCGCCGCGCGCCTGGCCGGCGCCACCATTTCCAAGACCCAGGCGGCCACCTTGCTGGCCGAACTGCGCATCAGCGTGCTCTGA
- a CDS encoding response regulator — protein sequence MERLRIVLADDHPLVLAGMRDLLEKDLSVEVTALLASPTALVEHLTHDLPHVVITDYSMPGDETYGDGIRLVKFLTRRFPKTQVVVLTMVSNPMIISALYDAGVAAVVLKRDNLAEIVTALHTLQAGRKYYPPGFQRDGTVDSRSKFIGERINSLSPKEFEVLRHFIRGESMMQVAETLKRSVKTVSGQKISAMRKLNVQTDQELVAFCVESEIFQ from the coding sequence ATGGAACGACTCCGAATAGTCCTCGCCGACGACCACCCGCTGGTCCTCGCAGGCATGCGCGATTTGCTGGAAAAAGATCTCAGCGTTGAAGTCACGGCGCTGCTGGCCAGTCCCACGGCCTTGGTCGAACACTTGACCCACGACCTGCCGCACGTGGTCATCACCGACTACTCCATGCCTGGCGACGAAACCTATGGCGACGGCATCCGCCTGGTCAAGTTCCTGACGCGGCGCTTCCCGAAAACGCAGGTGGTGGTGCTGACCATGGTGTCCAACCCCATGATCATTTCCGCCCTGTATGACGCGGGCGTGGCCGCCGTGGTGCTCAAGCGCGACAACCTGGCTGAAATCGTCACGGCCCTGCACACGCTGCAAGCCGGCCGCAAGTACTATCCCCCGGGATTCCAGCGCGATGGCACGGTGGATTCGCGCAGCAAATTCATTGGCGAACGCATCAACAGCCTGTCGCCCAAGGAATTCGAAGTGCTGCGCCACTTCATCCGTGGCGAATCCATGATGCAGGTGGCCGAGACGCTCAAGCGCAGCGTCAAGACGGTCAGCGGCCAGAAGATATCCGCGATGCGCAAGCTGAACGTGCAGACCGACCAGGAACTGGTGGCGTTCTGTGTGGAAAGCGAAATTTTTCAATAG
- a CDS encoding hybrid sensor histidine kinase/response regulator translates to MQETPFSRIARTSRRLNIALFGILPVALIMIGALLWGAQRIIKQEEDRLLMDFAVLVGYIREQEGFLLQFRKENQRLDGRAPIEHIKLSTPLDSTRPGLRIYRGQHALVAMPFSLFCNYPSECPVANSPVSAAAGYFADFYSTYWANSYFPAAAAFLVNRTDSLGIAVPAINVKPGYGEPLSEDTLLLVNDAVRTRLAPATADDASTMPSSGTPGVAAADGQILWVSPPGLPDRMMGLLHAGFSDAAWTNRGGGAPDVYVATLLSRARINIYDRALPSIQYDGFWLTHRDIGLMLGDGPLPATGESGLSATRDGLILKVSDPTSIWTAYYRVSYRNFFEDNLWLPITAALLLLLGLAGGIGYQRWYTRRVIEPAQNAHRDIAESEEFNRTLIQTAPIALCVLARANGDVLFANSLALEWLGAATGQGLRDSPAARPLLDQVLTASAPGTIETFHADDGRPLYVAYSPTRYKKQDVVLCAFADISARAEIERALAQAKRDADKASEAKSTFLATMSHEIRTPLYGVLGTLELMGMTELNAEQRQHLERIQNSSVILLQLISDILDITKIESGQLALESSQFRPRELVESCARSFAALARQKGLLLFACVDGSVAPWVTGDAVRIRQILSNLLSNAIKFTESGHVIVRLHGSDRADGTQVLALQVVDTGIGIDKEDQTQLFSPFYQIDSASHTVRGAGIGLSICARLAKLMDSHIRVTSELGLGSSFSLELALQPADGPPVDEPDLHGIRIYVRSPHRELTDNVCQWLTRWGADAQRAPEPLGRGEPDDVLLDILGPTDVAPANWTGHFLSAGDPREAAVGAPERIDGHDLDSIGFGISRLLRGDPPVPAPAPNALMDPLDLRVLVAEDNPINQATLRHQLEQLGCTVTVAGNGADALSMWNMATYDVLLTDVNMPKMNGYELTGELRSRGYAQPIIGVTANAMRDEEARCMAAGMNSWLVKPIELSALRHHLGGITRVRAKMPDVPAASDIPEVLDVQDLPEVPNVPDEPYVSDESPYKDAPPVPVDATPEPLVPEKYRRLFLDTMDTDLANLDQAVTRRDVLVALQTMHRMRGALVMVKMTTLSSDFQAVEAKLRRDGGDDEVFQDVVRLTHELRNLLAQV, encoded by the coding sequence ATGCAGGAAACGCCGTTTAGCAGGATTGCACGTACCTCGCGCCGGCTGAATATCGCGCTGTTCGGCATTCTGCCCGTCGCGCTCATCATGATCGGCGCCCTGCTCTGGGGCGCCCAGCGCATCATCAAGCAGGAAGAAGACCGCCTGTTGATGGACTTCGCCGTTCTTGTTGGATACATCCGCGAGCAAGAAGGCTTTCTGCTTCAGTTCCGCAAGGAAAACCAGCGCCTGGACGGGCGCGCGCCCATTGAACACATCAAGTTGTCCACGCCGCTGGATTCGACCCGACCGGGCCTGCGCATCTATCGCGGGCAGCACGCGCTGGTGGCCATGCCGTTTTCGCTGTTCTGCAATTACCCGTCGGAATGCCCCGTGGCCAATAGCCCCGTGTCGGCAGCGGCGGGCTACTTCGCGGATTTCTACAGCACGTACTGGGCGAATTCCTACTTTCCGGCAGCCGCCGCGTTCCTGGTGAACCGCACGGACAGCCTGGGCATTGCGGTGCCGGCCATCAACGTCAAGCCGGGCTATGGCGAGCCGCTCAGTGAAGACACCCTGCTGCTGGTCAATGACGCCGTGCGCACGCGACTGGCCCCGGCAACGGCCGACGACGCCTCGACGATGCCCTCGTCCGGCACGCCCGGCGTCGCCGCGGCCGACGGGCAGATCCTGTGGGTTTCTCCGCCCGGGCTGCCCGATCGCATGATGGGGCTGCTACACGCCGGCTTTTCCGACGCGGCATGGACCAACCGCGGTGGCGGCGCACCGGATGTCTACGTCGCCACGCTGCTCAGCCGCGCGCGGATCAACATCTATGACCGCGCGCTGCCCTCGATCCAATACGACGGCTTCTGGCTGACCCATCGCGACATCGGCCTGATGCTTGGCGACGGCCCCCTCCCCGCCACCGGCGAAAGCGGCCTGAGCGCCACGCGCGACGGCCTGATCCTGAAAGTGTCGGACCCGACCAGCATCTGGACCGCGTACTACCGCGTCAGCTATCGCAATTTTTTCGAAGACAACCTCTGGCTGCCGATCACCGCCGCGCTGCTGTTGCTGCTGGGCCTTGCCGGCGGCATCGGCTACCAGCGCTGGTACACCCGGCGCGTGATCGAGCCGGCGCAAAACGCGCACCGCGACATCGCCGAAAGCGAAGAATTCAACCGCACCCTGATCCAGACCGCGCCCATCGCGCTGTGCGTACTGGCGCGTGCAAATGGCGACGTGCTGTTCGCCAACAGCCTGGCGCTGGAATGGCTGGGCGCCGCCACGGGCCAGGGCTTGCGCGATTCCCCCGCCGCCCGGCCGCTGCTGGACCAGGTGCTGACGGCCTCTGCGCCCGGCACCATCGAAACCTTCCACGCCGACGATGGCCGCCCCTTGTACGTGGCCTATTCGCCCACGCGCTACAAGAAGCAGGATGTGGTGCTGTGCGCGTTCGCGGACATCAGCGCACGGGCCGAAATCGAACGCGCCCTGGCGCAGGCCAAACGCGACGCCGACAAGGCCAGCGAAGCGAAGTCCACCTTTCTGGCCACCATGAGCCACGAGATCCGCACGCCGCTGTATGGCGTACTGGGCACACTGGAGCTCATGGGCATGACCGAACTGAATGCCGAGCAGCGCCAGCACCTTGAGCGCATCCAGAATTCGTCGGTGATCCTGCTGCAACTGATCAGCGACATCCTGGACATCACCAAGATCGAATCCGGGCAACTGGCGCTGGAATCCAGCCAGTTCCGGCCGCGTGAACTGGTGGAAAGCTGCGCACGTTCATTCGCCGCGCTGGCCCGGCAAAAAGGCCTGTTGCTCTTTGCCTGCGTGGACGGCTCGGTGGCGCCATGGGTCACGGGCGACGCCGTTCGTATCCGGCAGATTCTCAGCAACCTGCTCAGCAACGCCATCAAGTTCACGGAGTCCGGCCATGTCATCGTGCGCCTGCACGGCTCGGACCGCGCCGACGGCACCCAAGTGCTGGCCTTGCAGGTGGTGGACACGGGCATCGGCATCGACAAGGAAGACCAGACCCAGCTTTTCAGCCCCTTCTACCAGATCGACAGCGCCAGCCATACCGTGCGCGGCGCGGGCATCGGCCTGTCCATCTGCGCCCGGCTTGCCAAGCTGATGGACAGCCATATCCGCGTCACCAGCGAACTGGGGCTGGGCAGCAGCTTTTCGCTCGAGCTGGCCTTGCAGCCGGCCGACGGCCCGCCCGTGGACGAGCCCGACCTGCACGGCATCCGCATCTACGTGCGCAGCCCGCACCGCGAGCTGACCGACAACGTTTGCCAGTGGCTGACCCGCTGGGGCGCCGACGCCCAGCGCGCGCCCGAACCCCTGGGCCGGGGTGAACCCGACGACGTGTTGCTCGACATCCTGGGCCCCACCGACGTCGCGCCCGCCAACTGGACGGGCCACTTCCTGTCGGCGGGCGATCCGCGTGAGGCTGCCGTCGGCGCGCCGGAACGAATCGACGGGCATGACCTGGACAGCATCGGGTTCGGTATTTCGCGCCTGCTGCGCGGCGATCCGCCCGTACCGGCGCCCGCCCCCAACGCCCTCATGGATCCGCTGGATTTGCGCGTGCTGGTAGCCGAGGACAACCCCATCAACCAGGCCACGCTGCGCCACCAACTGGAACAACTGGGCTGCACCGTCACGGTGGCGGGTAACGGCGCGGACGCGCTGTCGATGTGGAACATGGCCACCTATGACGTGCTGCTGACCGACGTCAACATGCCCAAGATGAACGGCTACGAACTCACGGGCGAACTGCGCTCGCGTGGCTACGCCCAACCCATCATCGGCGTTACCGCCAACGCCATGCGCGACGAGGAAGCACGCTGCATGGCCGCGGGCATGAACTCCTGGCTGGTCAAGCCGATTGAGCTGAGCGCCTTGCGCCACCACCTGGGCGGCATCACGCGCGTGCGCGCCAAGATGCCCGACGTGCCCGCGGCGTCCGATATTCCGGAGGTACTGGATGTGCAGGATCTGCCGGAAGTGCCGAACGTGCCGGACGAGCCCTACGTGTCCGACGAGTCACCCTACAAGGACGCGCCGCCCGTGCCTGTCGACGCCACGCCCGAGCCGCTGGTGCCCGAGAAATACCGCCGCCTGTTCCTGGACACCATGGACACCGACCTGGCGAATCTTGACCAGGCGGTCACCCGCCGCGACGTGCTGGTTGCGCTGCAAACCATGCATCGGATGCGGGGCGCCTTGGTCATGGTGAAAATGACTACCTTGTCATCGGACTTTCAGGCCGTTGAGGCCAAACTCAGGCGCGACGGCGGGGACGATGAGGTGTTTCAAGACGTGGTCAGGCTGACGCACGAGCTCAGGAACCTGCTGGCTCAAGTTTGA